From the Desulfovibrio sp. Huiquan2017 genome, one window contains:
- the mgtE gene encoding magnesium transporter, giving the protein MSVKEEYTPRTEEELDGVAAVDFESQHPADAAETIEGLDIADQVKFIKQLPIKDAAESIAEMDDLDQKALISSLNRGLAARIVEEMAPDDATDLLDGLSDDLQNALLSRVPAEDRAELKTLLTFDPDTAGGVMNTEVVILDQDLNADEAVVKIREEVEDKEIPYYAYLVDKKDRLVGVLSLRDLLLAKRGVPLKDLVKTQNLITVGYNVDKEEVAHLIAHYNFLALPVVDFGNRLLGVVTVDDVIDIIHEEASEDMQAMVGAGADETTDSPWLYSVRMRLPWLILNVIFSAISAWVVHLFEGNITQMAVLAVLMPVVANQAGNTGQQALAVMIRQLAMERFDRKRAWLAVLRELRIGFMNGMIISILVFCVVLLTTHKFLLASVMGAALWVDMLLGALAGGSIPLVLKEMGRDPAQASSIFLTTITDSMGFLVLLGLAGLVLLH; this is encoded by the coding sequence ATGAGCGTGAAAGAGGAATACACCCCTCGGACCGAGGAGGAACTGGACGGCGTGGCGGCCGTGGACTTCGAATCGCAGCATCCTGCGGATGCCGCCGAGACGATCGAAGGGCTGGATATTGCCGATCAGGTCAAGTTCATCAAGCAACTGCCCATCAAGGATGCGGCCGAATCCATCGCGGAGATGGATGACCTCGACCAGAAAGCGCTCATCAGCAGCCTGAACCGCGGCCTGGCCGCCCGCATCGTCGAGGAGATGGCTCCGGACGATGCCACCGACCTTCTGGACGGCTTGAGCGATGATCTGCAGAACGCCCTGCTCAGCCGCGTCCCCGCCGAGGATCGCGCGGAACTCAAGACCCTGCTGACCTTCGATCCGGATACCGCAGGCGGTGTCATGAACACCGAGGTGGTCATTCTCGACCAGGATCTGAATGCCGACGAAGCCGTGGTCAAAATCCGCGAGGAGGTCGAGGATAAGGAGATCCCGTACTACGCCTACCTGGTGGACAAGAAGGACCGCCTGGTGGGCGTTCTTTCTTTGCGCGACCTGCTGTTGGCCAAGCGCGGCGTCCCGCTGAAGGATCTGGTCAAGACCCAGAACCTCATCACCGTGGGCTATAATGTGGACAAGGAAGAGGTGGCCCACCTCATCGCCCACTACAATTTTCTGGCCCTGCCCGTGGTCGATTTCGGCAACCGGCTGCTCGGCGTGGTCACGGTCGATGACGTCATCGACATCATTCACGAAGAAGCCAGCGAGGACATGCAGGCCATGGTCGGCGCGGGTGCGGACGAGACCACGGACTCCCCGTGGCTATATTCCGTGCGCATGCGTCTGCCCTGGCTGATTCTCAACGTCATTTTTTCGGCCATCTCGGCCTGGGTGGTTCATCTTTTCGAAGGCAATATCACCCAGATGGCGGTGCTGGCCGTGCTTATGCCCGTGGTCGCCAATCAGGCGGGCAATACCGGTCAGCAGGCCCTGGCGGTCATGATCCGTCAATTGGCCATGGAGCGTTTCGACCGCAAGCGCGCCTGGCTGGCCGTGCTTCGCGAGCTGCGCATCGGATTCATGAACGGGATGATCATCTCGATCCTGGTCTTCTGCGTGGTTTTGCTGACCACACACAAGTTTTTGCTGGCCTCGGTCATGGGCGCCGCTTTGTGGGTGGACATGCTCCTTGGAGCATTGGCCGGCGGGTCCATCCCGTTGGTGCTCAAGGAGATGGGGCGCGATCCGGCCCAGGCGTCGAGCATCTTCCTGACGACCATCACGGACTCCATGGGCTTCCTGGTCCTCCTCGGCTTGGCCGGGCTAGTCTTGCTTCACTGA
- a CDS encoding alpha/beta fold hydrolase, which produces MHRLVWILVIPLFFVGVAQAQETGPEYSVGVSRFSVPYAPTDSDILGLIWYPTDEKASEIMLGPFRLRVAKDSRIIPGKHLLVVISHGFGGSHMAHRDTAMYLAERGCVVVSLLHPRNNYKDDADGRSRANWINRPHHVSAVLDWLLNQSEYAAFIDANRIGVIGHSAGGYTALALAGGIPDLGAIGRYCAEHSEDVAFCGPGEGAPSQLRGGQGGAEIDNLRDTRVRAVVLLAPQGVIFNGAGSLSGVSVPVLLFQAGKDDVLRHPYNAEFIRENLPSPPQFVVVPDAGHFSFIAPFPEDRKAAVGAPASDPEGFDRARFHERMNKAIAVFLDRSLPSAR; this is translated from the coding sequence GTGCACAGGCTCGTCTGGATTTTGGTCATCCCCTTGTTCTTCGTCGGCGTGGCACAGGCCCAGGAAACCGGGCCTGAGTATTCCGTCGGGGTGAGCCGGTTCTCGGTGCCCTACGCTCCAACGGACAGTGATATTCTCGGGCTGATCTGGTATCCGACCGACGAAAAGGCCTCCGAAATCATGTTAGGACCTTTCCGGCTGCGAGTGGCCAAGGACTCCCGGATTATTCCGGGCAAACATCTCCTGGTTGTCATCTCCCACGGTTTCGGCGGCAGCCACATGGCCCATCGGGATACGGCAATGTACCTGGCCGAACGCGGATGTGTGGTCGTCTCTCTCTTGCATCCGAGGAACAACTACAAGGATGATGCGGATGGGCGGAGCCGGGCCAATTGGATCAATCGGCCGCATCATGTTTCCGCCGTGCTGGACTGGCTGCTGAATCAGTCGGAGTATGCCGCTTTCATCGATGCAAACCGGATCGGGGTCATCGGCCATTCCGCCGGCGGGTATACGGCCCTGGCGTTGGCCGGAGGCATCCCCGACCTCGGAGCCATCGGGCGGTACTGTGCGGAGCACAGCGAGGATGTGGCCTTCTGCGGCCCTGGAGAGGGTGCCCCGTCACAGCTGCGGGGCGGGCAGGGCGGCGCAGAAATTGACAACCTGCGGGATACCAGAGTGCGAGCCGTGGTCCTGTTGGCCCCCCAGGGGGTGATCTTTAACGGCGCGGGCTCGCTTTCCGGAGTCTCGGTGCCGGTGTTGCTCTTTCAGGCCGGGAAGGACGATGTCCTGCGGCATCCATATAATGCTGAGTTCATCAGGGAGAACCTGCCGTCCCCCCCACAGTTCGTCGTCGTCCCGGACGCAGGGCATTTTTCCTTTATCGCCCCGTTCCCCGAGGACCGGAAGGCGGCGGTTGGCGCACCAGCCAGTGATCCCGAAGGCTTTGATCGGGCTCGGTTTCACGAGCGGATGAACAAGGCCATTGCGGTGTTTCTCGACAGGTCCTTGCCTTCGGCCAGATAG
- the nadB gene encoding L-aspartate oxidase, whose translation MNHFRLQSDALIIGSGIAGSVAALTLADQGRDVILLTAGADLKTGNTSLAQGGIVYRNEHDDPKILEKDILTAGWKHNYARAVRFIATKGPQVLKELFLERYKIPFNQRKPGDWYLTREGGHSMPRILYCDDHTGKNIMDVLSDAVLAHPNIRVLTQRTAIDLLTTQHHARHLDFKYNLSNQCVGAYVFNDQVGKVETILSKYTMLATGGIGQIYLHTTNTPGSIGSGLAMAHRAGARLMNCEYVQFHPTALFGGTKRGERRFLVSEAVRGEGAVLINSRGERFMPRYDPRADLAPRDIVTRAIMDEMLNTDDDCVYLDCSDIKQDVDTRFPTISDRCRKMGLSMATDPVPVVPTAHYFCGGILVDTRGRTTLEQLYAAGECSCTGVHGANRLASTSLLEGMLWGHSAGHDMAMRLHRSSSLSRKLLDSIPDWVPHGIRDEDPALISQDWANIRNTMWNYVGVARSSNRLNRAFVDLRKLTKNLQDFYRETELSKSIIDLFHGSQTAYIITLAALRNKETKGCHYRID comes from the coding sequence ATGAACCACTTTCGCCTGCAATCCGACGCGTTGATCATTGGATCCGGCATCGCCGGTTCCGTAGCCGCCCTCACCCTGGCCGACCAGGGGCGCGACGTCATTCTCCTGACTGCCGGGGCCGACCTGAAAACCGGCAACACATCCCTTGCCCAGGGGGGCATCGTCTATCGCAACGAACACGACGACCCCAAGATCCTGGAAAAGGATATCCTGACCGCGGGCTGGAAGCACAACTACGCCCGCGCCGTGCGATTCATCGCCACCAAGGGCCCGCAGGTGCTGAAGGAACTCTTTCTCGAAAGATACAAGATTCCCTTCAATCAGCGCAAACCCGGCGACTGGTACCTGACCCGAGAGGGTGGGCACTCCATGCCCCGCATCCTCTATTGCGATGACCATACGGGCAAGAACATCATGGACGTGCTGTCCGACGCCGTGCTCGCCCACCCCAATATCCGCGTGCTGACCCAGCGCACGGCCATCGACCTTTTGACCACCCAGCACCACGCCCGGCACCTGGACTTCAAGTACAACCTCTCCAACCAGTGCGTGGGGGCCTACGTCTTCAACGACCAAGTGGGCAAGGTCGAGACCATCCTGTCCAAGTATACCATGCTGGCCACCGGCGGCATCGGGCAAATCTACCTGCACACGACCAATACCCCCGGCTCCATCGGCTCGGGGCTGGCCATGGCCCACCGCGCGGGCGCCCGGCTGATGAACTGCGAGTACGTGCAATTCCACCCCACGGCCCTGTTTGGCGGGACCAAGCGTGGCGAGCGCCGTTTCCTGGTATCCGAGGCCGTGCGCGGCGAGGGCGCGGTCCTGATCAATTCTCGCGGCGAACGATTCATGCCCCGCTACGACCCGCGCGCCGACCTGGCGCCCCGAGACATCGTCACCCGGGCGATCATGGACGAGATGCTCAACACGGACGACGACTGCGTGTACCTGGATTGTTCCGACATCAAGCAGGATGTGGACACGCGTTTCCCGACCATTTCCGATCGATGCCGCAAGATGGGCCTGAGCATGGCCACCGACCCGGTCCCTGTGGTCCCGACCGCGCACTATTTCTGCGGCGGCATCCTGGTGGACACCCGGGGCCGGACAACCCTGGAACAGCTGTACGCGGCCGGGGAATGCAGTTGCACAGGCGTACACGGAGCCAACCGGCTGGCCAGCACATCACTGCTCGAAGGCATGCTTTGGGGCCACTCGGCGGGGCACGACATGGCCATGCGTCTGCATCGAAGCTCGAGCCTGTCCCGCAAGCTCCTGGACTCCATCCCGGATTGGGTGCCCCACGGCATCCGCGACGAGGACCCGGCCCTGATCTCCCAGGACTGGGCCAATATCCGCAACACCATGTGGAACTACGTGGGCGTGGCCCGTTCCAGCAACCGCCTCAACCGCGCCTTCGTGGACCTGCGCAAGCTGACCAAGAACCTTCAGGACTTCTACCGTGAAACCGAGTTGAGCAAGTCCATCATCGACCTCTTCCACGGCTCCCAGACAGCCTACATCATCACCCTGGCCGCCCTGCGCAACAAGGAGACCAAGGGATGCCACTACCGCATCGACTAG
- the nadA gene encoding quinolinate synthase NadA, producing the protein MENAKEIISRIKDERGDSLAILGHHYQSDEVIACTDIRGDSLELARKINGLSAEHVVFCGVFFMAESAAILARPGQKIHIPDSTATCPMADMAEADRVRRTLAILEESGRKIVPLTYVNSSAAVKGVVGGHGGSVCTSANAKIMLEWALNQGDAVLFLPDQHLGNNTGDVLGISEEQRLLLPRDVIHGDPALAVASEDTEGKKLILWPGYCPVHAQFPLDAVRKIRETEPEARIVVHPECDPAIVRAVDGNGSTTFLIKYAEEAPEGSTVYIGTEENLVRRLAAKYAGCKTIRPLHTALCEDMGKTTLDNLAHTLQTLDTAVPVTVSNAVKEPAKQALDRMLAVCS; encoded by the coding sequence GTGGAAAACGCCAAGGAAATCATTTCCCGCATCAAAGACGAACGAGGCGACTCCCTGGCCATTCTCGGCCACCACTACCAGTCCGACGAGGTCATCGCCTGCACGGATATCCGTGGCGACTCCCTGGAGCTGGCCCGCAAGATCAACGGTCTGAGCGCCGAACACGTGGTCTTCTGCGGCGTCTTCTTCATGGCCGAATCCGCAGCCATCCTCGCCCGTCCCGGCCAGAAGATCCACATTCCGGACAGCACCGCCACCTGCCCCATGGCCGACATGGCCGAAGCGGACCGCGTGCGCAGGACCCTGGCCATCCTCGAAGAAAGCGGGCGCAAAATCGTGCCCCTGACCTACGTCAATTCCTCGGCGGCCGTGAAGGGCGTGGTCGGCGGCCACGGCGGCTCCGTCTGCACTTCGGCCAACGCCAAGATCATGCTCGAATGGGCCCTGAACCAGGGCGATGCCGTATTGTTCCTGCCCGACCAGCACCTGGGCAACAACACCGGCGACGTACTCGGCATTTCCGAGGAGCAGCGCCTCCTCCTGCCCAGGGACGTCATCCACGGCGATCCCGCCCTGGCCGTCGCCTCCGAGGACACCGAAGGCAAGAAACTCATTCTCTGGCCCGGCTACTGTCCGGTCCACGCGCAATTCCCCCTGGATGCCGTGCGAAAAATCCGCGAAACGGAACCCGAGGCCAGGATCGTGGTCCATCCCGAGTGCGATCCGGCCATCGTCCGGGCCGTGGACGGCAATGGATCCACCACTTTCCTGATCAAATACGCCGAAGAGGCTCCCGAGGGGTCCACGGTGTACATCGGGACCGAGGAAAATCTGGTCAGGCGCCTGGCCGCCAAGTACGCGGGCTGCAAGACCATCCGGCCGCTGCATACCGCCCTATGTGAAGACATGGGCAAGACCACGCTCGACAATCTGGCGCATACCCTGCAAACCCTCGACACAGCCGTGCCCGTCACCGTAAGCAATGCCGTAAAGGAACCCGCCAAGCAGGCTCTGGACCGCATGCTTGCCGTTTGCTCCTAA
- the trkA gene encoding Trk system potassium transporter TrkA, translating to MRVIIIGAGEVGYHLAQRLAVENKEVVVVDTSDEALRKIAESSDVQTIKGSGSSPKILEEAGITEADIFLAVTDSDEINLISCYYANLLSDGVTKLARIRSEMYTDYKHLLTERGANITKIINPDEEVVNSVLRLMSVPGAVEINEFAGGKIRLIGVHLPDRSPIMGSPLIRLRDKIGEDLGLVIAAIMRNDKLIIPSGLDVLKQGDLVYFVCDIRDQEEILARLGIVDDPVRKVLIIGGGNIGFRLAKALDNKYYHTRLLEKRQKRCEYLSEHLDRPIVLMGDSTDQEILREENIQDMDMVIAVTGDEETNILSCLLAKSLGARRTVTRVNNFGYMPLIEPIGIDYVVCPRLSAINSLLHYIRRGKILSSVSIKGEEAEALEAVAQEDSPIVGKAVKDLGFPRGSLVLCFQRGDEVIIPRGDSVVRPNDRLIIISTRQNIPKVERVLTTKVELF from the coding sequence TTGCGGGTCATCATCATAGGCGCCGGCGAGGTCGGCTATCATCTCGCGCAGCGGCTGGCGGTGGAGAACAAGGAAGTCGTGGTCGTGGACACCAGCGACGAAGCCCTGCGCAAGATCGCGGAGAGTTCTGACGTCCAGACCATCAAAGGCTCGGGCTCCAGCCCCAAGATCCTGGAGGAGGCGGGCATTACCGAGGCCGACATCTTCCTGGCCGTGACCGATTCCGACGAGATCAATCTCATCAGTTGCTACTATGCCAACCTGCTCAGCGACGGGGTGACCAAACTCGCCCGCATTCGCAGCGAGATGTATACGGATTACAAGCACCTGCTTACCGAGCGCGGAGCGAACATCACCAAGATCATCAATCCCGACGAAGAGGTGGTTAATTCGGTGCTTCGCCTCATGAGCGTGCCCGGCGCGGTGGAGATCAACGAGTTCGCGGGCGGCAAGATCCGGCTCATCGGCGTTCATCTGCCGGACCGCAGCCCGATCATGGGGAGCCCGCTCATCCGGCTGCGCGACAAGATCGGCGAGGACCTGGGGCTGGTCATCGCGGCCATCATGCGCAACGACAAACTGATCATCCCCAGTGGCCTGGACGTGCTCAAGCAGGGCGATCTGGTTTATTTCGTTTGCGACATCCGCGACCAGGAGGAAATTCTGGCGAGGCTCGGCATCGTCGATGACCCGGTCCGCAAGGTCCTGATCATCGGCGGCGGCAATATCGGCTTCCGCCTGGCCAAGGCCCTGGACAACAAATATTACCACACCCGGCTGCTCGAAAAACGTCAGAAGCGGTGCGAGTATCTGTCCGAGCACCTGGACCGGCCCATCGTGCTCATGGGCGACTCCACGGATCAGGAGATCCTGCGCGAGGAGAACATTCAGGACATGGACATGGTCATCGCCGTGACCGGCGACGAGGAAACCAACATCCTGTCCTGTTTGCTGGCCAAGTCCCTCGGAGCCCGGCGCACGGTAACGCGGGTCAACAATTTCGGCTATATGCCCCTCATCGAGCCCATCGGCATCGACTACGTGGTCTGCCCCCGGCTGTCCGCCATCAACTCCCTGCTGCACTACATCCGTCGGGGCAAGATTCTCTCCTCGGTGTCCATCAAGGGCGAAGAGGCCGAGGCGCTGGAGGCCGTGGCCCAGGAGGATTCCCCCATCGTGGGCAAGGCGGTCAAGGACCTTGGGTTTCCCAGGGGGAGCCTGGTTCTTTGCTTTCAGCGCGGCGACGAAGTCATCATTCCTCGGGGAGATTCCGTGGTTCGGCCCAACGACCGGCTCATCATCATTTCCACCCGCCAGAATATCCCCAAGGTGGAGCGTGTCCTGACCACCAAGGTGGAGCTTTTCTAA
- a CDS encoding nitrite reductase: MNMEEYIKGLPKGAVRARRDGTYTVVPRMRLGQMDAELLEAVSRAVRENGLAGVRLAASQRLMIDNVPASALRAVVTAVGLVGDAYAHKVQGCQGAAGCKLGQQDSLAAADRLERMLVDFSLPAKLKTGVSGCPMCCAESLVRDVGLFGRKHGWTVSFGGNGGKRVRGGDILAENVSEEEAFYIIRRALVFYAEHGKVKERTARFVERVGLDAVRLAVFSEPQA, encoded by the coding sequence ATGAACATGGAAGAATACATCAAGGGTTTGCCTAAGGGGGCGGTCCGGGCGCGCAGGGACGGCACGTATACCGTGGTCCCGCGCATGCGCCTCGGGCAGATGGACGCGGAGTTGCTTGAGGCCGTCAGCCGCGCCGTGCGGGAAAACGGGCTGGCCGGAGTGCGGCTGGCCGCCAGCCAGCGGCTGATGATCGACAATGTGCCCGCGTCCGCGCTCCGGGCCGTAGTCACGGCCGTGGGGCTGGTGGGCGACGCCTATGCCCATAAGGTCCAGGGGTGTCAGGGGGCGGCCGGGTGCAAGCTCGGCCAACAGGATTCCCTGGCTGCGGCCGATCGGCTGGAGCGGATGCTGGTGGATTTCTCCCTGCCCGCCAAGCTCAAGACCGGCGTGTCCGGCTGCCCCATGTGCTGCGCCGAGTCCTTGGTCCGCGACGTCGGGCTGTTCGGCAGGAAGCACGGCTGGACCGTGTCTTTCGGCGGCAACGGCGGCAAGCGCGTGCGCGGGGGAGACATTCTGGCCGAGAACGTCTCCGAGGAAGAGGCCTTTTATATTATTCGCCGCGCCCTTGTCTTTTACGCCGAGCATGGCAAAGTGAAAGAGCGGACCGCCCGGTTCGTGGAACGTGTCGGGCTCGATGCGGTCAGGCTGGCCGTGTTCAGCGAGCCTCAAGCATAG
- a CDS encoding protein phosphatase CheZ — MTSNEELVRELMDKVSDELVGTLKGTIAAAVEKEIARNLSKALLEGEFYRRVNEDLQGGLKKIYQEVKLARGGTEIKCITSDIDPEELFSETSDQLDAVLKTTEKAAVEIIDIVEKLQDLQGSVATIVKGFESGGVTRTDREKLKEINNTLGTDLSNIMVSLSFQDLTGQRIKRIINSIRQIEQIVREVMLSTGLMIRQREAEPEKDFEALSKEARTQATSKLQGPSEGTNQNDVDDLLASLGLD; from the coding sequence ATGACCAGCAATGAAGAATTGGTTAGGGAACTGATGGACAAGGTCTCCGACGAGCTCGTGGGCACCCTCAAGGGCACCATCGCGGCCGCCGTAGAAAAGGAGATCGCCAGGAACCTGTCCAAGGCGTTGCTGGAAGGCGAATTCTACCGCAGGGTCAACGAAGATCTCCAGGGAGGTCTCAAGAAGATCTACCAGGAAGTCAAATTGGCTCGTGGCGGAACCGAGATCAAGTGCATCACCTCCGACATCGACCCCGAGGAGCTTTTCTCCGAAACTTCGGACCAACTGGACGCCGTGCTCAAGACCACGGAAAAAGCCGCCGTGGAGATCATCGACATCGTCGAAAAACTCCAGGACCTCCAGGGGTCCGTGGCCACCATCGTCAAAGGATTCGAATCCGGCGGCGTGACCCGCACGGATCGTGAAAAGCTCAAGGAGATCAACAACACGCTCGGCACGGACCTGTCCAACATCATGGTTTCCCTGAGCTTCCAGGATTTGACCGGACAGCGCATAAAGCGGATCATCAACTCCATCCGCCAGATCGAGCAAATCGTCCGCGAGGTCATGCTTTCCACCGGCCTGATGATCCGCCAGCGCGAGGCCGAACCGGAAAAAGATTTCGAGGCCCTGTCCAAAGAGGCCCGCACCCAGGCCACGTCCAAGCTCCAGGGACCTTCCGAGGGGACCAATCAGAACGACGTGGACGACCTGCTCGCCTCTCTCGGCCTGGATTAG
- a CDS encoding potassium transporter TrkG: MRWRYVLHVIGALVACVGLTMLFPLAWGLYYHDGTAAPLVLSMGITVAVGGAAFLIFRDRSHKASIMTHREGMAIVALGWFAAGAFGGLPFLLGGTFESVVDCVFESLSGFSTTGSSVLVDIEAVPRGLLFWRSLTHWLGGMGIIVLSLAILPFLGVGGMQLYKAEVPGPSPDKLKPRIKDTAMTLWKVYLLFSALETVLLMFGGMDLFDALCHTFGTMATGGFSTRNASVAGFDSAYIDYVITVFMLIAGVNFSLHYLVLKWKPSAMFKDPEFRVFAGMVLAFVIVLTITVYVAGNYDNLADSVRYTSFQVASILTTTGFATADYELWPGLAQAILLFCMFVGGCAGSTGGGMKVMRIMLLFKQSYQELFRLIHPRSVSHVKMGRTVVKDDVISGVWGFTFLWVGLLVLAAFVVASTGVDVVTSFAASLACIGNIGPGIGGVGPTNNFAWMPDTAKWVLTFCMVLGRLEIYTVIILFVPEFWRK; encoded by the coding sequence ATGCGTTGGCGCTACGTCCTGCACGTCATCGGTGCACTGGTGGCTTGCGTGGGCCTGACCATGCTTTTCCCTCTGGCCTGGGGGCTGTATTACCACGACGGCACGGCCGCGCCCCTGGTCCTGTCCATGGGCATTACCGTGGCCGTGGGCGGAGCGGCCTTTCTGATCTTCCGCGACCGTTCACACAAGGCGTCCATCATGACCCACCGCGAGGGCATGGCCATCGTGGCATTGGGGTGGTTTGCGGCCGGAGCCTTCGGCGGCCTGCCGTTTCTGCTCGGCGGGACCTTCGAATCCGTGGTGGACTGCGTGTTCGAGTCGCTGTCCGGTTTCAGCACCACAGGCTCGTCCGTATTGGTCGATATCGAAGCCGTGCCGCGCGGGTTGCTCTTCTGGCGCAGCCTGACCCATTGGCTCGGCGGCATGGGCATTATCGTCCTGTCCCTGGCCATCCTGCCGTTTTTGGGCGTGGGCGGCATGCAGCTCTACAAGGCCGAGGTGCCGGGACCATCTCCGGACAAGCTCAAGCCGCGCATCAAGGATACGGCCATGACCCTGTGGAAGGTCTACCTCCTGTTCAGCGCGCTGGAAACCGTGCTGCTCATGTTCGGGGGAATGGACCTGTTCGACGCCCTGTGCCACACCTTCGGGACCATGGCCACGGGCGGCTTTTCCACGAGGAACGCCTCGGTGGCCGGGTTTGATTCCGCCTACATCGACTACGTCATCACCGTGTTCATGCTCATCGCGGGCGTGAATTTTTCCCTGCACTACCTGGTCCTCAAGTGGAAGCCGTCGGCCATGTTCAAGGATCCGGAATTTCGGGTTTTCGCAGGGATGGTCCTGGCCTTCGTGATTGTCCTGACCATCACCGTTTACGTGGCCGGGAATTATGACAATCTGGCCGACTCGGTGCGGTACACCTCGTTCCAGGTGGCCTCCATTCTGACCACCACCGGATTCGCCACGGCGGACTATGAATTGTGGCCGGGGCTGGCTCAGGCCATCCTGCTGTTCTGCATGTTCGTGGGCGGGTGCGCCGGGTCCACGGGCGGCGGCATGAAGGTCATGCGCATCATGCTGCTCTTCAAACAGTCGTATCAGGAACTTTTTCGGCTGATCCACCCGCGCTCCGTGTCCCATGTGAAGATGGGCCGTACCGTGGTCAAGGACGACGTCATCAGCGGCGTCTGGGGTTTCACCTTCCTGTGGGTGGGGCTGCTTGTCCTGGCCGCCTTTGTGGTTGCCTCGACGGGCGTGGACGTGGTCACATCCTTTGCCGCTTCACTGGCCTGCATCGGCAACATCGGTCCGGGTATTGGCGGGGTAGGGCCCACGAACAATTTCGCCTGGATGCCGGATACGGCCAAGTGGGTCCTGACCTTCTGCATGGTTTTGGGACGGCTGGAAATCTACACTGTCATCATCCTCTTCGTGCCGGAATTTTGGCGCAAGTAG
- a CDS encoding NAD(P)/FAD-dependent oxidoreductase, which produces MADETPKGAILQRDKKTYAIVPRTPVGLVTPDVLEAIARVGRKFEIPIIKITSGQRIALVGLEREQVDQVWDDLKMDIGPAVGLCVHYVQACPGTSVCKFGVRDSLGLGLALEEMFVGAELPAKLKVGVSGCPMCCAESYVRDVGLIGKPKGWTMVVGGNASGKPRIADEVAENLSREEAVELVRRFLEYYRENGGKRMRSARMLQKVGIEAVKASILP; this is translated from the coding sequence ATGGCGGATGAAACTCCCAAGGGGGCGATCCTGCAACGTGACAAGAAAACCTACGCCATCGTGCCGAGAACGCCGGTAGGGCTGGTCACGCCCGATGTGCTCGAAGCCATCGCCAGAGTGGGGCGCAAGTTCGAGATTCCGATCATCAAGATTACCTCGGGCCAGCGCATCGCTTTGGTCGGCTTGGAAAGGGAACAGGTGGATCAGGTCTGGGACGATCTCAAGATGGACATCGGACCGGCCGTGGGGCTGTGCGTGCACTACGTGCAGGCCTGTCCCGGCACTTCGGTGTGCAAATTCGGCGTACGCGACTCCCTCGGCCTCGGCTTGGCTTTGGAGGAGATGTTCGTGGGCGCGGAGCTGCCCGCCAAGCTCAAGGTCGGAGTCTCCGGCTGTCCCATGTGCTGCGCCGAGAGCTACGTGCGCGATGTGGGCCTCATCGGCAAGCCCAAGGGGTGGACCATGGTGGTCGGCGGCAACGCTTCGGGCAAGCCCCGCATCGCCGACGAGGTTGCCGAAAACCTGAGCCGCGAGGAGGCCGTTGAATTGGTCCGGCGGTTCCTGGAGTATTATCGCGAAAACGGCGGCAAGCGCATGCGATCCGCCAGGATGCTGCAAAAGGTCGGCATCGAGGCCGTCAAGGCCAGCATTCTTCCTTGA
- the nadC gene encoding carboxylating nicotinate-nucleotide diphosphorylase → MPTNLFDDFFQAEARMFLLATIRIALAEDGSDLTSQGLFTESDMAQAMIVAKQQTVVAGLPIIPLVLEFGGQECQVHLNVDDGETVSEGTMVAAIQGPAIQLLKAERVMLNFLCHLSGIANLTAQYAAALKGTKTTLLDTRKTLPGLRFPEKYAVLAGGGKNHRLTLSEMLMLKDNHIDRAGSITEAVRQLQTVHSPCPPIEVECRTLEDVEETSKLNVKRIMLDNMDAETAKRALAMIPDAIETEISGNVSLETIRDIAELGPDFISVGKLTHSAPSSDFSMQFMPLR, encoded by the coding sequence ATGCCTACCAACCTTTTCGACGATTTTTTCCAGGCCGAAGCCAGGATGTTCCTCCTGGCCACCATCCGCATAGCCCTGGCCGAGGACGGCTCGGACCTGACCAGCCAGGGACTGTTCACCGAATCCGACATGGCCCAGGCCATGATCGTGGCCAAACAGCAAACCGTGGTCGCCGGACTGCCGATCATCCCGCTCGTGCTTGAATTCGGCGGCCAGGAATGCCAGGTGCACCTCAACGTGGACGACGGCGAAACCGTGTCCGAGGGGACCATGGTCGCGGCCATCCAGGGTCCGGCCATCCAACTCCTCAAGGCCGAACGGGTCATGCTGAACTTCCTCTGCCACCTGTCCGGCATCGCCAATCTGACCGCGCAGTACGCGGCCGCCCTCAAGGGCACCAAGACGACCCTGCTCGACACGCGCAAGACACTGCCCGGACTGCGTTTTCCAGAGAAATATGCGGTTCTGGCCGGAGGCGGCAAGAATCATCGTCTGACCCTGTCCGAAATGCTCATGCTCAAGGACAACCACATCGACCGGGCCGGATCCATCACCGAGGCCGTGCGCCAGCTTCAGACCGTCCACTCGCCCTGCCCGCCCATAGAGGTGGAATGCAGGACGCTGGAGGACGTGGAAGAGACCAGTAAACTGAACGTCAAACGGATCATGCTCGACAATATGGACGCCGAGACCGCCAAACGCGCGCTGGCCATGATCCCCGACGCCATCGAGACGGAAATCAGCGGCAACGTCTCCCTGGAAACCATCCGCGACATCGCCGAACTCGGACCGGACTTCATCTCCGTGGGCAAACTGACCCACTCCGCGCCCAGCTCCGACTTCAGCATGCAATTCATGCCGTTGCGCTAA